Proteins co-encoded in one Armatimonadota bacterium genomic window:
- a CDS encoding ABC transporter ATP-binding protein: MNRTEPLLAVDGLTRTFDGFRAVSHLSFHVDAGEIVGLVGPNGAGKTTTFNLITGFLRPTAGRVWFRGEDITGLPPHRLARRGLVRTFQQTRVFSRLTVAENVRLGLHRHEPGGLRRTLFGLHAREAAALDRRVREVLEFTRLWDRRDRPADELPYGEQRMLGIAVALAVDPVALLLDEPLAGMNPAEADTTMTLVCRIRDRGVTVLVIDHHMETLMRYCDRLIVLHHGEKLAEGPPAAVRAHPEVIRTYLGDEAALSP, encoded by the coding sequence TTGAGTTTCCACGTGGATGCTGGAGAGATTGTCGGTCTGGTGGGGCCGAATGGCGCCGGCAAGACCACGACCTTTAACCTCATCACCGGCTTCCTGCGACCCACGGCGGGGCGCGTCTGGTTTCGCGGGGAAGACATCACCGGCCTCCCGCCTCACCGGCTGGCGCGCCGGGGGCTCGTGCGGACGTTCCAGCAGACCAGGGTGTTCAGCCGGCTCACCGTCGCGGAGAACGTCCGTCTCGGTCTGCACCGGCACGAGCCGGGAGGCCTCCGCCGGACCCTCTTCGGCCTGCACGCCCGGGAGGCGGCGGCGCTGGACCGCCGTGTCCGGGAGGTGCTCGAGTTCACCCGGCTGTGGGATCGCCGGGATCGGCCCGCCGACGAGCTGCCCTACGGTGAGCAGCGGATGCTGGGCATCGCGGTGGCGCTGGCGGTGGACCCCGTGGCCCTGCTGCTGGACGAACCGCTCGCAGGGATGAACCCCGCGGAGGCCGACACCACCATGACGCTGGTCTGCCGCATCCGCGACCGCGGGGTCACCGTCCTGGTGATCGACCACCACATGGAAACCCTGATGCGCTACTGCGACCGCCTCATCGTCCTCCACCATGGGGAGAAGCTGGCCGAGGGGCCTCCGGCGGCGGTGCGGGCGCATCCGGAGGTCATCCGGACCTACCTGGGGGACGAGGCGGCGCTCTCGCCATGA